In Deinococcota bacterium, one DNA window encodes the following:
- a CDS encoding beta-propeller fold lactonase family protein yields MKQIRDLNRRDFLKWSALGFSAAALGQLQIGFAQGEARELIVVSNAGNPDEGIDATVSLIDPRTLGVLQTLPLAGAFSFPANRWHFGRDVIWSGLPAGPNNAVLGFRLSTGELEVEVGTGSTQNYTELTPDGRYLIVAARFEDRYLKLAADPEAADFGEVVAEFATYEGAEPCDLTIDADGRYAYAPDRGGDTVTVIEIESFERVATLPLERFGAAPLEPYMATMSPRGDYLYVENAPVEGGPDAGSESIIDVRDPRAPVEVMRFT; encoded by the coding sequence GTGAAGCAAATAAGAGATCTGAACCGTCGTGATTTCCTCAAGTGGTCTGCTCTCGGCTTTAGTGCTGCTGCTCTCGGGCAGTTGCAAATCGGCTTTGCCCAAGGCGAGGCGCGCGAGCTCATCGTCGTGTCGAACGCCGGCAATCCGGATGAGGGGATCGATGCGACCGTCAGTCTGATTGACCCTCGGACGCTCGGGGTCCTCCAGACTCTGCCTCTAGCCGGTGCCTTTAGCTTTCCCGCCAACCGCTGGCACTTTGGCCGTGATGTGATCTGGTCGGGGTTGCCAGCCGGTCCCAACAATGCCGTTCTCGGCTTTCGCCTCTCGACGGGTGAACTTGAGGTGGAGGTCGGTACCGGCTCCACACAGAACTACACCGAACTGACACCCGATGGCCGCTACCTCATCGTGGCAGCGCGCTTTGAAGACCGCTATCTCAAGCTCGCCGCCGACCCTGAAGCTGCGGATTTTGGTGAGGTGGTCGCCGAGTTCGCCACCTACGAAGGCGCGGAGCCCTGCGACCTGACCATCGACGCCGACGGCCGTTATGCTTACGCGCCGGACCGGGGTGGCGATACGGTAACAGTCATCGAGATTGAGAGCTTTGAGCGCGTGGCGACCTTGCCCTTGGAGCGCTTTGGCGCCGCACCGTTAGAGCCCTACATGGCGACGATGTCCCCTCGCGGCGATTACCTCTACGTCGAGAACGCTCCGGTCGAAGGCGGACCGGACGCGGGCAGTGAATCCATCATCGACGTGCGGGACCCGCGAGCACCCGTGGAAGTCATGCGCTTCACGCA